From Pleurocapsa sp. PCC 7319:
TAGCTTCCCTGGTTGATCGGGACGAAAACGATAAATACAACTATTAACTTGGTCTTCAGTTTGATAAATATAGCCTGTCAGCGGATCAGTCGCGATCGCTTCATGACGAAATCTGCCCATGGCTACTAAAGGAGTTGGCGTGGCTAATCCTCCGTGAGCAGGAACTTCAAAATTATAGCCGTGTTTTTGTTCAACTTTGCCCCAGATAGGAGCGACAATCGCTCTGGTATATCCTGGTGGTGGATAGGGAGTAGAAATTTCCTCTTCGCAGCTAATCCATGAACCCCAAGGGGTCGTCCCTCCCGCACAGTTACGGTTGGTACCAGCAAGAGAAAGATAATGCTGATCTAAATTGCGATCGCGATCCACAATTAAAGTTGTTGTTCCCCCAGAGCAACTGCGATCGTATTGGGGAAGATCAACAGCTAGATTATTAACTGCTTGTAGAGGATGAACTTCATGATTTCTGACTAAAATCGTTTTACCATCTTGACCAGCAAACGCAGCCATACCATCATGTTGGTTAGGTACCAGATGACCATCGTTCATAGTGTCCCCAACACGGGACAAAATTCGATATTGAAACCCTTCGGGTAAATCCAAAATTCCTTGAGGATCGGGAACCAAAGCCCCAATCTTATCAGCAAAAGCTAGTTTTCCCTGAGCTAATCTTGTATATAAATTCTTCATCGGTGCAGCCAGAATTGCACTACCCACACCAACTCCCGCAAGAGAAAAAAACTTTCTTCGAGTTAACACAGCTTACCTCAATCACAACCAGCATAAATATAACCTTTAAGAGATAGTCGGATTCACAAAACCACAGAAGAGGTGCAATTGTATAGATGTATAGATGTATGATCAGCAATTGAACATTTTGAGAGACAACCCCATCATCTTCACGAAGAAGAAGAGTGGTAGCTTCACG
This genomic window contains:
- a CDS encoding alkaline phosphatase PhoX, with amino-acid sequence MLTRRKFFSLAGVGVGSAILAAPMKNLYTRLAQGKLAFADKIGALVPDPQGILDLPEGFQYRILSRVGDTMNDGHLVPNQHDGMAAFAGQDGKTILVRNHEVHPLQAVNNLAVDLPQYDRSCSGGTTTLIVDRDRNLDQHYLSLAGTNRNCAGGTTPWGSWISCEEEISTPYPPPGYTRAIVAPIWGKVEQKHGYNFEVPAHGGLATPTPLVAMGRFRHEAIATDPLTGYIYQTEDQVNSCIYRFRPDQPGKLQEGGTLEALVIKDLPQIDTGVNFPVGKPQAVSWVKLEDVDPEHDTLRYEAQTKGAAIFRRGEGMCYANGELYWTATNGGAAQVGQIFRYNPAKQTVELFVESPGSGVLDYPDNLTLAPFGDLIVCEDGRGEQFLVGITPAGEYYKFARNALNNSEFAGVCFSPDGQTMFVNIYYPGMTLAIWGDC